From one Bradyrhizobium sp. Ash2021 genomic stretch:
- the coaA gene encoding type I pantothenate kinase, with the protein MSQSEELSAYITFGRSEWAALRFNTPLTLSEADLSALRGLNEPITPAEVADIYLPLTRLLNLHFTAARSLMHVKSAFLGRAPRSPPYIIALAGSVAVGKSTFARVLCALLARWPDHRRVELVTTDGFLHANRVLEERGLMRRKGFPESYDLPRMLRFLSAVKAAEVDLELPVYSHLIGDIVPSEHQVVRHPDILMFEGLNVLHARGTAPMVVSDFFDFSIYLDADETDIQSWYVERFLGLQRTAFQQPASYFHHYRDLPPSDAREVADRLWREHHRANLRENILPTRMRADVVLRKRSDHSVGEVWLRET; encoded by the coding sequence ATGAGCCAGTCCGAAGAGCTTTCGGCATATATCACCTTCGGCCGAAGCGAGTGGGCAGCGTTGCGCTTCAACACGCCGCTGACGCTCTCTGAAGCGGACCTCTCTGCGCTTCGCGGCCTGAACGAGCCGATCACCCCCGCCGAAGTCGCCGACATATACTTGCCGCTGACGCGGCTGCTGAACCTGCATTTCACCGCGGCGCGCAGCCTTATGCACGTTAAAAGCGCATTCCTGGGTCGCGCACCACGCAGTCCGCCTTATATCATCGCGTTGGCGGGCAGTGTTGCCGTTGGCAAGAGTACGTTTGCCCGCGTGCTTTGCGCGCTTTTAGCGCGGTGGCCAGACCATCGCCGGGTCGAACTCGTCACGACTGACGGGTTCCTGCATGCCAATCGGGTTCTGGAAGAACGAGGGTTGATGCGACGCAAGGGCTTTCCCGAGAGCTACGACCTGCCGCGAATGTTGCGGTTCCTGTCGGCGGTGAAAGCGGCTGAAGTCGACCTCGAACTGCCGGTGTACTCGCATCTTATCGGGGATATCGTACCTTCGGAGCATCAGGTCGTTCGGCATCCGGACATCTTGATGTTTGAGGGCCTGAATGTATTGCATGCGCGCGGCACGGCACCCATGGTCGTCTCGGACTTCTTCGACTTTTCGATCTACCTGGACGCTGACGAGACCGACATCCAGTCGTGGTACGTCGAGCGCTTTCTCGGTCTGCAGCGGACCGCTTTCCAACAGCCTGCCTCATATTTTCACCACTACAGGGATCTGCCGCCAAGCGACGCGCGCGAGGTCGCGGACAGGCTGTGGCGTGAGCATCATCGCGCAAATCTCCGAGAGAACATTCTGCCTACCCGCATGCGCGCCGATGTCGTGCTCCGCAAGCGTTCCGATCACTCGGTTGGTGAGGTCTGGTTGCGAGAGACATAG
- a CDS encoding nuclear transport factor 2 family protein, with amino-acid sequence MNQHASKNSVPPSVGADVSGIQTLLNRNLPEVFGEGDSARRRAAIQELYTEDCVLYAPPGTFVGHDALDKFAGDLRATHPHFVYTPHGAPQVLHNSGRLAWGSGPKGETPQYTGVDFIIARDGKIAALYVYLDSPPT; translated from the coding sequence ATGAACCAGCATGCCAGCAAGAACAGCGTCCCGCCGTCCGTGGGCGCAGATGTGAGTGGCATCCAGACGCTACTCAACCGCAATCTTCCGGAAGTTTTCGGTGAAGGTGATTCGGCTCGCCGAAGGGCCGCAATTCAGGAACTTTACACTGAAGACTGTGTGCTATACGCGCCGCCCGGCACGTTCGTCGGTCACGACGCACTGGACAAGTTCGCTGGCGATCTCCGAGCGACGCATCCTCATTTCGTTTATACGCCTCATGGCGCGCCCCAGGTTCTGCACAATTCGGGACGCCTGGCGTGGGGCTCGGGGCCGAAAGGCGAAACGCCCCAGTACACCGGTGTGGATTTCATCATCGCACGGGACGGCAAGATCGCGGCTCTTTATGTCTACCTCGACTCGCCGCCCACATAA
- a CDS encoding LysR substrate-binding domain-containing protein, with the protein MGQSELQTGLSPRGKVNIVAVDVTKLAEWLSSGKIDAALSNRGYVPTASVGEVIFTDHYVCVASSRHPRLTSELTMRQYLDERHVLVAPESGHSLVEERLQELGYTRRIALCVPHFSVLAEVIATTDLLRLRAPCELARLSGRVIERWVSSKER; encoded by the coding sequence TTGGGCCAGAGCGAACTTCAAACTGGATTAAGCCCGAGGGGCAAGGTCAATATTGTTGCCGTAGACGTCACCAAACTCGCGGAATGGCTGAGCTCAGGCAAAATTGACGCGGCTCTCTCCAACCGAGGCTATGTCCCGACGGCCTCAGTCGGGGAAGTGATATTCACCGACCACTATGTGTGCGTCGCCAGCAGTCGGCATCCCAGGCTCACGTCAGAATTGACGATGCGGCAGTATCTTGACGAACGGCACGTTCTGGTCGCTCCGGAAAGCGGCCACAGTCTGGTCGAGGAGCGACTGCAAGAGCTCGGTTACACCCGCAGGATCGCGCTTTGCGTGCCGCATTTCAGCGTGCTGGCGGAGGTTATCGCGACCACAGATCTCTTGCGATTGCGAGCGCCGTGCGAACTGGCCCGCTTGTCCGGCCGCGTGATTGAGCGCTGGGTCTCTAGCAAGGAACGTTAG